A genomic window from Nitrospirota bacterium includes:
- a CDS encoding 1-deoxy-D-xylulose-5-phosphate reductoisomerase, protein MKRIVILGSTGSIGTNTLDIVAKFPDEFRVVGLTAGTNDEKLDEQLRVFKPEAVALSDEGAAARLRTRCGDRSVQVWAGVEGLVRVAQLPNADLVISAIVGGAGLVPTLAAITAGKQVALANKEPMVMAGQLMQEEARRHGVRIFPVDSEHSAIFQSMEGHRREDIRRLILTASGGPLWDLSLEQMRRVKPAQALQHPNWKMGAKITIDSATLMNKGLEVVEARWLFDVPPSQIEVLVHRESIIHSLVEYRDGSVLAQLGLPDMRTPISYAMKYPERLPLDPPPLDLAAVGKLTFYRPDHERFPCLGFGYEALRVGGTMPATLNAANEVAVAAYLRERIGFLDIAAVIRGTMDAHAPREVRSLDDALEADRWARKKADSLVRAR, encoded by the coding sequence ATGAAGCGCATCGTCATCCTGGGCTCAACCGGTTCCATCGGGACCAACACGCTGGACATCGTCGCCAAGTTCCCCGACGAGTTCCGGGTCGTCGGCCTCACGGCCGGCACCAACGACGAGAAGCTCGACGAGCAACTCCGCGTGTTCAAGCCGGAGGCCGTCGCCCTGTCCGACGAAGGGGCCGCCGCCCGGCTCCGCACCCGCTGCGGTGACCGGTCGGTCCAGGTCTGGGCCGGCGTGGAGGGGCTGGTACGGGTCGCGCAGCTGCCAAACGCGGACCTGGTGATTTCGGCGATCGTGGGCGGAGCCGGCCTGGTGCCGACCCTGGCGGCCATCACGGCCGGCAAGCAGGTGGCCCTGGCCAACAAGGAGCCCATGGTCATGGCCGGCCAGCTCATGCAGGAAGAAGCCCGCCGGCACGGCGTGCGCATCTTCCCCGTGGACAGCGAGCACAGCGCGATCTTCCAGTCGATGGAGGGGCACCGCCGGGAGGACATCCGCCGCCTGATCCTGACGGCCTCGGGCGGCCCGCTCTGGGATCTCTCGCTCGAGCAGATGCGGCGCGTGAAGCCGGCGCAGGCCCTCCAGCACCCCAACTGGAAAATGGGCGCCAAGATCACCATTGATTCCGCCACGCTGATGAACAAGGGGCTGGAGGTCGTCGAAGCCCGGTGGCTGTTCGACGTCCCGCCCTCCCAGATCGAGGTCCTGGTCCACCGGGAAAGCATCATCCATTCCCTGGTAGAATACCGGGACGGGTCCGTGCTCGCGCAGTTGGGGCTGCCCGACATGAGGACGCCGATCTCGTACGCGATGAAGTATCCGGAGCGGCTCCCCCTGGATCCGCCCCCGCTGGATCTGGCCGCCGTCGGCAAGCTCACGTTTTATCGGCCGGATCACGAGCGCTTCCCCTGTCTGGGATTCGGCTACGAGGCGCTGCGGGTCGGCGGCACCATGCCGGCGACGCTGAACGCGGCCAACGAGGTGGCGGTGGCCGCCTACCTGCGGGAGCGGATCGGGTTCCTGGATATCGCCGCGGTCATCCGGGGCACGATGGACGCCCACGCGCCGCGCGAGGTCCGCTCCCTGGACGACGCGCTGGAGGCCGACCGCTGGGCCAGGAAAAAAGCCGATTCGCTCGTGCGCGCGCGATAG
- a CDS encoding caspase family protein, translating into MGTPRLLRLALLSGFIVPGLLLTACAPDIPPPALSFPVKEQEVPAVVAIGPIDVGKVTYEGAPLSDAVETTIQGILKDSLARTQVLKDVVILKLPGQKLDPEQILAAARAQNADLLLVAEVKEFSYDLPTFLFGSQYEVNLRLQAKLFNVHTGGQVWKRTENVSVRKDGSGVKRQESLDAIVRYVAVPPAAAGVLPPLVEYVQTEYLASLKAPGKGQAVAEGSEVFGAAELARIDAELAPPASAVPPKEAAYAVVIGIEDYRDLPRVDYARRDAETIKQYLVRALGYREQNIVLLLNDRVTRSALEARFEEWLPNQVGQNAGAEVFVYYGGHGAPDPKTNQAFLVPYDGDPAFLSRTAYPLKRLYESLGKLPAKQITVVMDSCFSGAGGRSVIAKGARPMLIQVENPLMSTQNMVVISAAAGNQISSAFPEKRHGLFTYHFLKGLQGAADANKDGAVDVGELYSYVKPHVETDARRMNAEQSPQLLPGPDLLGDRGKAHMIDLKR; encoded by the coding sequence ATGGGTACACCACGCCTGCTCCGGCTCGCCCTTCTGTCTGGGTTCATCGTCCCCGGCCTCCTGCTGACCGCCTGCGCGCCCGACATCCCGCCCCCGGCCCTGTCCTTTCCGGTGAAGGAGCAGGAAGTGCCCGCCGTGGTGGCGATCGGCCCGATCGACGTCGGCAAGGTCACGTACGAGGGCGCCCCCTTGAGCGACGCCGTGGAGACCACGATCCAGGGCATCCTGAAGGACTCGCTCGCCCGCACCCAGGTGTTGAAAGACGTGGTGATCCTCAAGCTCCCCGGACAGAAGCTGGACCCGGAGCAGATCCTGGCGGCCGCCCGCGCCCAGAACGCGGACCTGCTGCTGGTGGCGGAGGTCAAGGAGTTCTCCTACGACCTGCCGACCTTCCTCTTCGGCTCCCAGTACGAGGTCAACCTCAGGCTGCAGGCTAAGCTCTTCAACGTGCACACGGGCGGGCAGGTGTGGAAGCGCACCGAGAACGTGAGCGTCCGGAAGGACGGCTCCGGCGTCAAGCGCCAGGAATCACTGGACGCGATCGTCCGCTACGTGGCCGTGCCCCCCGCGGCGGCCGGCGTCCTGCCCCCGCTCGTGGAATATGTCCAGACCGAGTATCTGGCCAGCCTGAAGGCTCCCGGCAAGGGCCAGGCCGTGGCCGAGGGCTCGGAGGTCTTCGGCGCCGCCGAGCTGGCCCGGATCGACGCCGAGCTGGCTCCTCCGGCCAGCGCCGTGCCGCCCAAGGAGGCCGCCTACGCGGTCGTGATCGGCATCGAGGACTATCGGGACCTGCCCCGGGTGGATTACGCCAGGCGCGACGCCGAGACGATCAAGCAGTATCTGGTGCGGGCGCTGGGCTATCGGGAGCAGAACATCGTCCTGCTGCTCAACGACCGGGTGACGCGCAGCGCGCTGGAAGCCCGCTTCGAGGAGTGGCTGCCGAACCAGGTGGGCCAGAACGCGGGCGCCGAGGTCTTCGTCTATTACGGCGGCCACGGAGCGCCGGACCCCAAGACGAACCAGGCCTTCCTGGTGCCCTACGACGGGGATCCGGCCTTCCTGAGCCGGACCGCCTATCCGCTCAAGCGGCTCTACGAGTCCCTCGGCAAGCTCCCAGCCAAACAGATCACCGTGGTGATGGACTCCTGCTTCTCCGGAGCCGGCGGCCGGTCCGTCATCGCCAAGGGGGCGCGGCCCATGCTGATCCAGGTAGAGAACCCCCTGATGTCCACTCAGAACATGGTGGTGATCTCGGCCGCGGCGGGGAACCAGATCAGCTCCGCTTTCCCGGAGAAGCGGCACGGGCTCTTCACCTATCACTTCCTGAAGGGCTTGCAGGGGGCGGCGGATGCGAACAAGGACGGGGCGGTGGACGTGGGCGAGCTCTACTCGTACGTCAAGCCCCACGTGGAGACGGACGCGCGCCGGATGAACGCGGAGCAGTCGCCGCAGCTATTGCCCGGCCCCGACCTCCTGGGAGACCGGGGGAAGGCGCACATGATCGACTTGAAACGTTAA
- a CDS encoding metallopeptidase TldD-related protein produces MTSDAKELAADMLERAKRRGATAADVMVADGQTFSVQVRLSAVDRLTRAREKRLGLRVFFGNRSATASTSDFSPESLDRLVSDTCALAAAVAEDDLSGLPEAGLMAADRPDLDLFDPTELTTEAQIELARRAEAAALAEDRRITNSEGADFNSSSGRVVLGNTHGFLGEYRSSSFSMSVTPVATEPDSGGMQQDSWYTVQRKFARLDSPESVGREAARRALRRLGARKVGTRKAPVIFDQETAGSLLGNLCSAASGYALYKGASFLVGQLGKRLASDLVTVCDDGRMSGGLGSRPFDGEGLATMRTLVVEKGVLTSYLLDSYSGRKLGLASTGNASRGVGENPTVGPTNFFLAPGEEDPRAIIRSVRDGLYVTELIGFGVNLVTGDYSRGAAGFWIENGELAYPVEEITIAGNLKQMFASIEMVGNDLVFRGRIASPTVKIGEMTIAGN; encoded by the coding sequence ATGACGAGTGACGCGAAAGAGTTGGCGGCCGACATGCTGGAGCGGGCCAAGCGGCGGGGCGCCACGGCGGCGGACGTGATGGTCGCCGACGGCCAGACCTTTTCCGTCCAGGTGCGCCTGTCCGCGGTGGACCGGCTGACCAGGGCGAGGGAGAAGCGTCTGGGGCTCCGGGTCTTCTTCGGGAACCGATCCGCGACCGCCTCCACCTCGGACTTCTCGCCCGAATCCCTGGACCGGCTCGTCTCCGACACCTGCGCGCTGGCCGCCGCCGTCGCGGAAGACGACCTGTCCGGCCTCCCGGAGGCCGGCCTCATGGCCGCCGACCGGCCCGACCTCGACCTGTTCGATCCGACCGAGCTGACCACGGAGGCCCAGATCGAGCTGGCCCGGCGCGCGGAAGCGGCGGCTCTGGCCGAGGACCGGCGGATCACCAATTCGGAAGGGGCCGACTTCAACTCCTCCTCGGGACGGGTCGTCCTCGGCAACACGCACGGGTTCCTGGGGGAATACCGCAGCTCCAGCTTCTCCATGTCCGTGACGCCGGTCGCCACGGAACCGGACTCGGGCGGCATGCAGCAGGACTCCTGGTACACGGTCCAGCGCAAGTTCGCGCGGCTGGACAGTCCCGAATCGGTCGGGCGGGAAGCGGCCAGACGGGCCTTGCGCCGGCTGGGGGCCCGCAAGGTGGGAACCAGGAAGGCGCCGGTGATCTTCGATCAGGAGACCGCGGGGAGCCTCCTGGGCAACCTGTGCAGCGCGGCCTCCGGCTATGCGCTCTACAAGGGCGCCTCCTTCCTGGTCGGCCAGTTGGGCAAGCGGCTCGCGTCGGATCTGGTGACCGTCTGTGACGACGGCCGGATGTCCGGCGGGCTCGGCTCCCGCCCCTTCGACGGCGAAGGGCTGGCGACGATGAGGACCCTCGTGGTCGAGAAGGGGGTGCTGACCAGCTACCTGCTGGACAGTTACTCGGGCCGGAAGCTGGGCCTGGCCTCCACCGGCAACGCCTCCCGCGGCGTGGGGGAGAACCCCACGGTCGGGCCGACCAACTTTTTCCTGGCGCCCGGCGAGGAGGATCCCCGGGCCATCATCCGGTCGGTCCGCGACGGGCTCTACGTGACCGAGCTGATCGGTTTCGGGGTGAACCTGGTGACCGGGGACTATTCGCGGGGCGCGGCGGGCTTCTGGATCGAGAACGGCGAGCTGGCCTACCCGGTCGAGGAGATCACCATCGCCGGCAACCTCAAGCAGATGTTCGCCTCGATCGAGATGGTGGGCAACGACCTGGTCTTCCGCGGCCGGATCGCCAGCCCCACGGTCAAGATCGGCGAGATGACGATCGCGGGCAACTGA
- a CDS encoding phosphatidate cytidylyltransferase, whose product MIRGVLGAEQTTDRPSEAPVAGRCADIRRVYPALVFVPLFYLLVRYAPPSAFFGLVAAAAAVALLEFFRLHFKEKPSLGARGLGLSLLGLLLASLQWPGVLSERSVFLLVLLSVLIWRMGSRRELRSGLADSAVLVFGTLYIGLTLGTLLLTRSLPDGEFLIFFVFLVTWAGDTGAYYSGLYLGRHRLAPTISPNKTVEGLAGAFVFALGGALLARAWFLPSFSLGDCLATGLLLTVAGVLGDLAESTLKRSAGVKDSGSVIPAHGGMLDRLDSLLFTAPVFYYYATLVKG is encoded by the coding sequence GTGATTCGTGGGGTTTTGGGCGCCGAGCAGACCACCGACCGGCCGAGCGAGGCGCCGGTCGCCGGCAGATGCGCGGACATTCGCCGCGTCTATCCGGCTCTCGTCTTCGTTCCGCTCTTCTACCTCCTGGTGCGTTATGCGCCTCCCTCCGCCTTCTTCGGACTCGTGGCCGCAGCGGCCGCCGTGGCGCTGCTGGAATTTTTCCGCCTGCACTTCAAGGAAAAACCGAGCCTGGGCGCCAGGGGATTGGGGCTGAGCCTGCTGGGCCTCCTGCTGGCCAGCTTGCAGTGGCCGGGGGTGCTGTCCGAGCGATCGGTCTTCCTGCTCGTCCTGCTCAGCGTCCTGATCTGGCGCATGGGCTCGCGGCGCGAGCTCCGAAGCGGGCTCGCCGACTCGGCCGTGCTCGTCTTCGGCACCCTGTACATCGGGCTGACATTGGGGACGCTGTTGCTGACCCGGTCGCTCCCGGACGGAGAGTTCTTGATCTTCTTCGTCTTTCTCGTCACCTGGGCCGGCGACACCGGCGCCTATTACAGCGGCCTGTACCTGGGACGGCATCGGCTGGCTCCGACGATCAGCCCCAACAAGACCGTGGAGGGGCTGGCCGGCGCGTTCGTCTTCGCGCTCGGCGGCGCCCTGCTCGCCCGGGCCTGGTTTCTGCCGTCCTTCAGCCTGGGAGACTGCCTGGCCACCGGCCTGCTCCTGACGGTCGCCGGCGTGCTGGGAGACCTGGCCGAATCCACGCTCAAGCGCAGCGCGGGAGTCAAGGATTCCGGTTCGGTGATTCCCGCACACGGCGGGATGCTGGACCGGCTGGACAGTCTGCTGTTCACCGCCCCGGTTTTCTACTATTATGCGACGCTCGTAAAAGGGTGA
- a CDS encoding YbhB/YbcL family Raf kinase inhibitor-like protein, producing the protein MRHAWSWVLLATLGLPGAGVAADFRLISPTVKDQGVIGNEHVYNGFGCSGRNVSPELRWERAPKEAKSFAVTVYDPDAPTGSGWWHWVVFNIPPNVTLLPAGAGKPDGGGSPPGSIQSMTDFGQPGYGGPCPPAGDKPHRYVFTVYALKVDRLPLEKEASGAMVAFYLNQNALGKASFTAKYGR; encoded by the coding sequence ATGCGACATGCATGGAGCTGGGTTCTTCTGGCGACGCTGGGGCTGCCCGGCGCGGGCGTCGCCGCCGATTTTCGGCTGATCAGTCCCACGGTCAAGGATCAGGGCGTCATCGGCAACGAGCACGTCTACAACGGCTTCGGGTGCAGCGGCCGCAACGTGTCGCCGGAGCTGCGGTGGGAGCGGGCGCCCAAGGAGGCCAAAAGCTTTGCCGTGACGGTCTACGATCCCGATGCGCCGACCGGAAGCGGCTGGTGGCACTGGGTCGTCTTTAACATTCCTCCAAACGTCACCTTGCTGCCAGCGGGCGCCGGCAAGCCGGACGGGGGAGGCTCGCCTCCGGGCAGCATTCAGAGCATGACCGATTTCGGCCAGCCTGGCTACGGCGGTCCTTGCCCGCCGGCGGGCGACAAGCCGCACCGGTATGTCTTCACCGTCTACGCGCTGAAAGTGGATCGGCTGCCCCTGGAGAAGGAGGCGTCCGGCGCGATGGTCGCCTTCTATCTGAATCAGAATGCGTTGGGGAAGGCGTCCTTCACGGCGAAATACGGTCGGTGA
- a CDS encoding isoprenyl transferase, protein MTKGTVTGLEHLSEDELTALLDPELLPRHIAIIMDGNGRWAELRGLPRIAGHAEGIKSVREIITLCRDLGIGALTIYAFSQENWKRPANEINALMLLLEQYLQNEMEELIRKGARFRAIGRVDSLPSSALNWVRKVERATAHLDKLMLNVALSYGGRSEIVDAVRRLAEDCKEGRVQPEMIDEAFLEGYLSTHGLPDPDLLIRTSGEARISNFLLWQLAYTEMYFTPTLWPDFRRREALLALLEYQKRERRFGQVPAATYPQSQT, encoded by the coding sequence ATGACGAAAGGGACTGTGACCGGCCTCGAGCACCTCTCGGAAGACGAACTGACGGCCTTGCTCGATCCCGAGCTTCTCCCCCGGCACATTGCGATCATCATGGACGGGAACGGCCGGTGGGCCGAGCTGCGCGGCTTGCCCCGGATCGCCGGCCACGCCGAAGGGATCAAATCGGTCCGCGAGATCATCACCCTGTGCCGGGATCTGGGCATCGGCGCGCTGACGATCTATGCGTTTTCTCAGGAGAACTGGAAACGGCCCGCCAACGAGATCAACGCGCTGATGCTCCTGCTGGAGCAGTACCTCCAAAACGAGATGGAGGAGCTGATCCGGAAGGGCGCGCGCTTCCGGGCCATCGGCCGGGTGGATTCCCTCCCCTCGTCCGCGCTCAACTGGGTCCGGAAAGTCGAGCGCGCCACCGCCCACCTGGACAAGCTCATGCTGAACGTGGCCCTGAGCTACGGCGGCCGGTCGGAGATCGTGGACGCCGTCCGGCGCCTCGCCGAGGACTGCAAGGAAGGGCGGGTGCAGCCGGAGATGATCGATGAGGCGTTTCTGGAGGGCTATCTCTCCACCCACGGCCTGCCGGACCCGGACCTCCTGATCCGCACCAGCGGGGAAGCGCGGATCAGCAACTTTCTCCTCTGGCAACTGGCCTACACGGAAATGTACTTCACTCCGACCCTCTGGCCAGACTTCCGCCGTCGCGAAGCGCTCCTCGCCCTGCTCGAATACCAGAAGCGCGAGCGCCGATTCGGCCAGGTTCCCGCTGCCACCTATCCGCAGAGCCAGACGTGA
- a CDS encoding YbhB/YbcL family Raf kinase inhibitor-like protein: MRISSTAFSNQGAIPALYTCEGKDVSPPLVWSDIPEGAKSLALIVDDPDAPDPAAPKMTWVHWVLYNLSAANGGLPEGVKTLPAGTKEGLNDWKRTGYGGPCPPIGRHRYFHKLYALDIMLPDLKQPTKAKLEEAMKGHVIGEAQLMGTYQKRG, encoded by the coding sequence ATGCGCATCAGCTCAACGGCGTTCAGCAATCAGGGCGCGATTCCGGCATTGTATACCTGCGAGGGCAAGGACGTTTCGCCGCCGCTGGTGTGGTCGGACATCCCGGAAGGCGCCAAGAGCCTGGCGCTGATCGTTGATGACCCGGACGCCCCGGACCCGGCCGCGCCGAAAATGACCTGGGTGCACTGGGTGCTCTACAACCTGTCGGCCGCGAACGGCGGGCTGCCGGAAGGCGTGAAGACGCTGCCCGCGGGAACGAAGGAAGGCTTGAACGACTGGAAGCGGACCGGCTACGGCGGGCCGTGTCCGCCGATCGGCCGCCACCGCTACTTCCATAAGCTCTATGCACTCGATATCATGCTGCCGGATCTGAAGCAGCCGACCAAGGCCAAGCTCGAAGAGGCCATGAAGGGCCACGTCATCGGCGAGGCGCAGTTGATGGGGACGTATCAGAAGCGCGGGTGA
- a CDS encoding uracil-DNA glycosylase, with protein MSQPATLQELRDFLHNCQRCKLAKLGRTQVVFGVGNPQAGIMFVGEGPGFYEDQQGEPFVGAAGKLLNELLQSAGLSRSEIYIANVIKCRPPNNRDPEPDEVETCKPFLMEQIRFIGPKLVCTLGNWATQTILGKRVGITKVRGHAIRLPEFTVFPLLHPAAALHQGNLREPLIEDFRKLKAYLHQLNAPTPAAAPQPAPEPQPAQMDLFG; from the coding sequence ATGAGCCAGCCCGCCACCCTCCAGGAGCTCCGCGACTTCCTGCACAACTGCCAGCGCTGCAAGCTCGCCAAACTGGGGCGGACCCAGGTGGTCTTCGGGGTCGGCAACCCGCAGGCGGGGATCATGTTCGTGGGCGAGGGACCGGGCTTCTACGAGGACCAGCAGGGGGAGCCGTTCGTGGGCGCCGCGGGCAAGCTCTTGAACGAGCTGCTCCAGTCAGCCGGCCTGTCCCGCTCCGAGATCTACATCGCGAACGTGATCAAGTGCCGGCCGCCCAACAACCGGGATCCGGAGCCGGACGAGGTCGAGACGTGCAAGCCGTTCCTCATGGAGCAGATTCGCTTCATCGGGCCCAAGCTGGTCTGCACGCTCGGCAACTGGGCGACCCAGACAATCCTGGGCAAGAGGGTGGGGATCACCAAGGTCCGCGGACACGCGATCCGCCTGCCGGAGTTCACGGTCTTCCCGCTCCTGCATCCGGCCGCGGCCCTGCACCAGGGCAATCTCCGCGAGCCCCTGATCGAGGACTTCCGGAAGCTCAAGGCCTATCTGCATCAGCTCAACGCGCCGACCCCAGCCGCCGCGCCCCAGCCCGCCCCCGAGCCGCAGCCGGCTCAAATGGACCTCTTCGGCTGA
- the tldD gene encoding metalloprotease TldD, translating into MGSHESVDLAHFGLSEPDVGRALGKVKVRDVDYADLYFESRVSESVSMEEGIVKRAVKSVSQGAGVRATAGEKTGFAYSDELTRRDLEIAADAARYIANSPQGDRALPVTHRERPARDLYPVGTSVAEVATGERVALLNLIDAEARRYDPRITNVMASFNTELKRVVVATSEGLLVGDVQPLTRLQVTCIAEENGNRQVGSFGGGGRVGFEFYREGNRCLHYAREAARQAILNLSAVDAPAGVMAVVLGGGWPGILLHEAIGHGLEADFIRRKTSAFTALLGKRVASDVCTIVDDGTIPLRRGSLNMDDEGTPTSRTVLIERGVLRGFITDRLNARLLGIPLTGNGRREDFQSVPLPRMTNTFMLAGESDPQDILRSVKRGLYAVSFGGGQVDITNGKFVFSASEAYLIEDGKVTRPVKGATLIGSGPEILTRVSMVGHDLKLDEGIGTCGKDGQSVPVGVGLPTIRIDEITVGGTRG; encoded by the coding sequence ATGGGATCACACGAATCGGTCGACCTCGCCCACTTCGGCCTGAGCGAACCGGACGTCGGCCGGGCCCTGGGCAAGGTCAAGGTGCGGGACGTGGACTACGCCGACCTTTACTTCGAGTCGCGGGTGTCGGAGTCCGTCTCGATGGAGGAAGGGATCGTCAAGCGGGCGGTCAAGAGCGTGTCCCAGGGCGCGGGGGTCCGGGCGACCGCAGGGGAGAAGACGGGCTTCGCCTATTCGGACGAGTTGACCCGGCGTGACCTGGAGATCGCGGCCGATGCGGCCCGCTACATCGCCAACTCGCCACAGGGGGACCGGGCCCTGCCGGTCACGCACCGGGAGCGGCCGGCCAGGGATCTCTATCCGGTCGGGACCTCGGTGGCCGAGGTCGCGACGGGCGAGCGGGTGGCGCTGCTGAACCTGATCGACGCGGAGGCGCGCCGGTACGACCCCCGCATCACGAACGTCATGGCCTCCTTCAACACGGAGCTCAAACGGGTCGTGGTCGCCACGTCGGAAGGGTTGCTGGTGGGAGACGTGCAGCCGCTCACGCGCCTCCAGGTGACCTGCATCGCGGAGGAGAACGGCAACCGCCAGGTCGGCTCCTTCGGCGGCGGCGGACGGGTCGGGTTTGAGTTCTACCGGGAGGGGAACCGGTGCCTCCACTACGCCCGGGAGGCGGCGAGACAGGCCATCCTGAACCTGAGCGCGGTGGACGCGCCGGCCGGCGTCATGGCGGTCGTCCTGGGGGGCGGCTGGCCCGGCATCCTGCTGCACGAAGCGATCGGCCACGGGCTGGAAGCGGACTTCATCCGCCGCAAGACCTCGGCCTTCACCGCGCTGCTGGGGAAACGGGTGGCCTCGGACGTCTGCACGATCGTGGACGACGGCACGATCCCGCTCCGGCGCGGCTCGCTCAACATGGATGACGAGGGAACGCCGACCAGCCGGACCGTCCTGATCGAACGGGGCGTCCTGCGCGGCTTCATCACGGACCGTTTGAACGCCCGCCTGCTCGGGATTCCCCTGACCGGGAACGGCCGGCGCGAGGACTTTCAGAGCGTGCCCCTGCCGCGGATGACCAACACCTTCATGCTGGCCGGGGAATCCGACCCACAGGACATCCTCCGGTCGGTCAAGCGGGGTCTCTACGCCGTCTCCTTCGGGGGCGGCCAGGTGGACATCACCAACGGCAAGTTCGTCTTTTCGGCCAGCGAAGCCTACCTCATCGAGGACGGAAAGGTGACGCGGCCGGTGAAGGGGGCCACGCTCATCGGGAGCGGGCCGGAGATCCTCACCCGGGTTTCGATGGTCGGGCACGACCTCAAGCTGGACGAAGGGATCGGCACCTGCGGCAAGGACGGCCAGTCGGTGCCGGTCGGGGTCGGGCTGCCCACGATCCGGATCGATGAGATCACGGTCGGCGGCACGAGAGGATGA